The following proteins are co-located in the [Pasteurella] mairii genome:
- a CDS encoding Mor transcription activator family, whose protein sequence is MQFSQNLQDVAELLPPVVLEMVNQVGFADTEKIVQTFGGVSFCFTDGAVYFPKLVALIGRESAVKLRRYFQSEVLYIPRCQVALRMLRNQQFQADFYYLTEEMHKSARLAMLELCPKYQISDRYGWKIVHFTYPLPAAQACLF, encoded by the coding sequence ATGCAATTTAGTCAAAATTTACAAGATGTTGCCGAATTATTGCCGCCGGTGGTGCTTGAGATGGTCAATCAAGTGGGCTTTGCTGATACCGAAAAAATTGTACAAACCTTTGGCGGGGTGAGCTTTTGCTTTACTGACGGGGCGGTATATTTTCCCAAACTGGTGGCGCTTATTGGACGCGAAAGCGCGGTTAAATTGCGCCGCTATTTTCAATCGGAAGTGCTGTATATCCCTCGTTGTCAAGTGGCATTGCGGATGTTGCGTAATCAGCAATTTCAAGCGGACTTTTATTATTTAACCGAAGAAATGCACAAAAGCGCGAGACTTGCAATGTTAGAGCTTTGCCCCAAATATCAAATCTCCGACCGTTATGGCTGGAAGATTGTTCATTTTACTTACCCGTTGCCTGCGGCACAAGCCTGTTTATTTTAG
- a CDS encoding Phage anti-repressor protein has product MSNRGFFATEIKDYDLTIDTAKHLCLMEHSEIGYQIRQQFIEDDNKMRALIPQLKAELSEAKQQLLGIPTFLRQNPQELGTLLTNARKALFVAHPECEKIVLYREMGLNNSEIAKLLDLGKTALENRLRKLFDLGLLQRRQTPNTQLALFQ; this is encoded by the coding sequence TTGTCCAATCGGGGATTTTTTGCAACAGAAATAAAAGATTATGATTTAACAATCGACACTGCCAAACACCTTTGCCTAATGGAACATAGCGAAATTGGCTATCAAATCCGTCAGCAATTTATTGAAGATGACAACAAAATGCGTGCCTTAATTCCGCAGTTAAAAGCGGAATTGAGTGAAGCCAAACAGCAACTATTAGGCATTCCTACCTTTTTACGCCAAAATCCCCAAGAACTAGGCACGCTTTTAACCAATGCCCGAAAAGCCTTATTTGTGGCGCATCCTGAATGTGAAAAAATTGTACTGTATCGTGAAATGGGGCTAAACAACAGCGAAATTGCCAAATTATTAGACTTAGGCAAAACGGCGTTAGAAAATCGCTTGCGTAAACTCTTTGATTTAGGGCTACTACAACGTCGTCAAACGCCAAACACGCAATTAGCCTTATTTCAGTAA
- a CDS encoding putative bacteriophage transcriptional regulator, translating to MGVLQEFYNANELAELNLKCLPRSNRRIFEKAKREKWKSQKRQRRGGGFEYALTSLPVEVQDEIRQRFAVSVVASKPKKSPVKLKNEDVSRLFINGLTAVY from the coding sequence ATGGGGGTATTGCAAGAGTTTTATAACGCAAATGAATTGGCTGAATTAAATCTTAAGTGTTTACCAAGAAGTAATAGAAGGATTTTTGAAAAAGCTAAACGAGAAAAATGGAAATCGCAAAAACGACAAAGGCGTGGTGGCGGTTTTGAATATGCATTAACTTCCCTCCCCGTCGAGGTGCAAGACGAAATTCGTCAACGGTTTGCGGTGTCGGTGGTAGCGAGTAAACCGAAAAAATCCCCGGTAAAACTAAAAAACGAAGACGTGTCACGTCTTTTCATAAATGGATTAACCGCCGTTTATTAG